In one window of Constrictibacter sp. MBR-5 DNA:
- a CDS encoding universal stress protein — MVKSIVVGLDGTDSSRAAEDLAIRLAKTHGAVLAGVGVLDVPYITAPQARPIGAGAYKEHRDETLLAKGRADMRKRLDGFHATCEAAGVASQEIGCEGAPHVMIEREACGHDLIVLGRDTNFYGEREHHIDASTERLLRDNPRPVIVVPRERPPGDTVVVAYDGSIQASRAMHMYVLLGLAVGRSVHVVSIHEDEGKALELAGRASGLFEVHGIKVTAHGIRSRSHPADVLLGELDGLNAGMLVMGAFSHHGLVHRVFIGAATKRLLERCPVPLFVHH, encoded by the coding sequence ATGGTCAAGAGCATCGTCGTGGGCCTCGACGGCACCGACTCCAGTCGCGCGGCCGAGGATCTGGCGATCCGGCTGGCGAAGACGCACGGCGCCGTGCTGGCCGGCGTGGGCGTGCTCGACGTGCCGTACATCACGGCACCGCAGGCGCGGCCGATCGGTGCTGGCGCCTACAAGGAGCATCGCGACGAGACGCTGCTGGCGAAGGGCCGGGCGGACATGCGCAAGCGGCTCGACGGCTTCCACGCCACCTGCGAAGCGGCCGGCGTCGCCAGCCAGGAGATCGGCTGCGAGGGCGCGCCGCACGTGATGATCGAGCGCGAGGCGTGCGGGCACGACCTGATCGTGCTCGGACGCGACACGAACTTCTACGGCGAGCGCGAGCATCACATCGACGCCTCGACCGAGCGGCTGCTGCGCGACAATCCGCGGCCGGTGATCGTGGTGCCGCGCGAGCGGCCGCCAGGCGATACGGTGGTCGTCGCCTATGACGGCAGCATCCAGGCGTCGCGCGCCATGCACATGTACGTGCTGCTGGGCCTCGCCGTCGGCCGTTCCGTGCACGTGGTCAGCATCCACGAGGACGAGGGCAAGGCGCTGGAATTGGCGGGGCGCGCCTCGGGCCTGTTCGAGGTGCACGGCATCAAGGTGACGGCGCACGGCATCCGGTCGCGCTCCCACCCGGCCGACGTCCTGCTCGGCGAATTGGACGGGCTGAATGCCGGCATGCTGGTGATGGGCGCGTTCAGCCACCACGGGCTGGTACACCGCGTCTTCATCGGCGCCGCCACCAAGCGCCTGCTGGAGCGCTGCCCGGTCCCGCTGTTCGTCCATCACTGA
- a CDS encoding acyl-CoA dehydrogenase family protein: MDFEYSDDQRLLKDSVERFVQNNYAFEQRRKLVATEEGYSESNWKQFAELGWLGMPFPEEYGGFGGTAIETMIVMEAFGNGLVAEPYLATVVLGGGAILYGGSDAQKRAILPAVAEGAMKLALGFAERQSRYNLADVETKAEKSGDGWTLNGMKGVVFGAPSADKIVVVARTSGGSRDADGITLFIVDKGTQGLRVRGYPTADGLRAGEVYLEGVKVGADAVLGEVGKGLPILEKVIDYAIAAVSAEAVGAMKTLNDMTLGYIKTRVQFGQPIGKFQVLQHRMVDMYIAHEEAKSMAMMAAMRVGEDSEADRKKAMSAAKVQIGKSARYVGQQAIQLHGGIGMTDEYAAGHYFKRLTMIDRSFGDVDYHLKRFADLAN; this comes from the coding sequence ATGGACTTCGAATACTCCGACGACCAGCGTCTGCTCAAAGACAGCGTCGAGCGCTTCGTTCAGAACAACTACGCGTTCGAGCAGCGTCGCAAGCTGGTCGCGACCGAGGAGGGCTACAGCGAGTCCAACTGGAAGCAGTTCGCCGAACTGGGCTGGCTCGGCATGCCGTTCCCCGAGGAATACGGCGGATTCGGCGGCACGGCGATCGAGACGATGATCGTCATGGAGGCCTTCGGCAACGGCCTGGTGGCCGAGCCGTATCTCGCCACGGTCGTCCTCGGCGGCGGCGCGATCCTCTATGGCGGCAGCGATGCGCAGAAGCGCGCGATCCTGCCGGCGGTGGCGGAAGGCGCGATGAAGCTGGCCCTCGGTTTCGCCGAGCGGCAGTCGCGCTACAACCTCGCCGACGTCGAGACCAAGGCCGAGAAGAGCGGGGACGGCTGGACGCTGAACGGCATGAAGGGCGTGGTCTTCGGCGCGCCGTCGGCCGACAAGATCGTCGTCGTCGCCCGCACGTCGGGCGGCTCGCGCGATGCCGACGGCATCACGCTCTTCATCGTCGACAAGGGCACGCAGGGCCTGCGCGTGCGCGGCTATCCGACGGCCGACGGCCTGCGTGCCGGCGAGGTCTATCTGGAAGGGGTGAAGGTCGGCGCCGACGCGGTGCTCGGCGAAGTCGGCAAGGGCCTGCCGATCTTGGAGAAGGTGATCGACTACGCCATCGCGGCGGTGAGCGCCGAGGCGGTGGGGGCGATGAAGACCCTGAACGACATGACGCTGGGCTACATCAAGACCCGCGTCCAGTTCGGCCAGCCGATCGGCAAGTTCCAGGTGCTGCAGCACCGCATGGTCGACATGTACATCGCCCACGAGGAGGCGAAGTCCATGGCGATGATGGCGGCGATGCGCGTCGGCGAGGACAGCGAGGCCGACCGCAAGAAGGCCATGTCGGCGGCGAAGGTGCAGATCGGCAAGTCCGCCCGCTATGTCGGCCAGCAGGCGATCCAGCTGCACGGCGGCATCGGCATGACCGACGAATATGCCGCAGGCCACTATTTCAAGCGGCTGACGATGATCGATCGCAGCTTCGGCGATGTGGACTATCATCTGAAGCGGTTCGCCGATCTCGCGAACTGA
- a CDS encoding acyl-CoA dehydrogenase family protein, producing MDLRFTPQEEAFRAEARAWVRDNLPRDIWEKVDQGIELTREQYVRWMQILAKKGWIASNWEAKDGGPGLSSAEKYILDDELFLGGAPRTIHFGTRMVGPVLLAYGSEEQKRKYLPKILTSEEIWSQGYSEPGAGSDLASLQLKAVRDGDHYVVNGTKVWTSHAHFADRMFLLARTASTGKKQEGISCLLVDLKTPGITITPIITIDGRHVFNQEIFEDVRVPVEDRVGEEGDGWRIAKYLLGHERSNASWISITKRTLHKLKQVAKVERADGARLIDDDAFRMKMAELEQSLEALELTSLRSLAQSAADKPVGPEASMLKMRTGDAIQRAGELLMEAGAYYAQPFEARAIRSGWNEEPVGPDYLFRMSPEYFDHRAMSIAGGSHEVQKNIIAKAVLGL from the coding sequence ATGGACCTTCGTTTCACTCCCCAGGAGGAGGCCTTCCGGGCCGAGGCGCGCGCATGGGTGCGCGACAACCTGCCGCGCGACATCTGGGAGAAAGTCGACCAGGGCATCGAGCTGACCCGCGAGCAGTATGTGCGCTGGATGCAGATCCTGGCGAAGAAGGGCTGGATCGCCTCGAACTGGGAGGCGAAGGACGGCGGGCCGGGGCTGAGCTCGGCCGAGAAGTACATCCTGGACGACGAGCTCTTCCTGGGCGGCGCGCCGCGGACCATCCATTTCGGCACGCGGATGGTCGGCCCCGTGCTGTTGGCCTACGGCTCCGAGGAACAGAAGCGGAAATACCTGCCGAAGATCCTGACGAGCGAGGAGATCTGGTCGCAGGGCTATTCCGAGCCGGGTGCGGGCTCCGACCTCGCCTCCCTGCAGCTGAAGGCGGTGCGCGACGGAGACCACTACGTCGTGAACGGCACCAAGGTCTGGACCAGCCACGCCCACTTCGCCGACCGGATGTTCCTGCTGGCGCGCACGGCCAGCACCGGCAAGAAGCAGGAGGGCATCAGCTGTCTGCTGGTCGACTTGAAGACGCCGGGCATCACGATCACGCCGATCATCACCATCGACGGCCGCCACGTCTTCAACCAGGAGATCTTCGAGGACGTGCGGGTGCCGGTCGAGGACCGCGTCGGCGAGGAGGGCGACGGCTGGCGGATCGCCAAGTACCTGCTCGGCCACGAGCGGTCGAACGCCTCCTGGATCTCGATCACCAAGCGGACGCTGCACAAGCTGAAGCAGGTGGCGAAGGTCGAGCGGGCAGACGGCGCCAGGCTGATCGACGACGACGCCTTCCGCATGAAGATGGCGGAACTGGAACAGTCGCTGGAGGCGTTGGAACTGACCTCGCTGCGTTCGCTGGCCCAGAGTGCGGCGGACAAGCCGGTCGGCCCCGAGGCGTCCATGCTGAAGATGCGCACTGGCGACGCGATCCAGCGGGCGGGCGAGCTGCTGATGGAGGCGGGGGCCTATTACGCGCAGCCGTTCGAGGCGCGCGCCATTCGCTCCGGCTGGAACGAGGAGCCGGTCGGGCCGGACTATCTGTTCCGGATGTCGCCGGAATATTTCGACCACCGCGCGATGTCGATCGCCGGCGGCTCGCACGAGGTGCAGAAGAACATCATCGCCAAGGCCGTGCTCGGCCTCTGA
- the uvrA gene encoding excinuclease ABC subunit UvrA, whose amino-acid sequence MTSKTDGSRIDGPKITVRGAREHNLKNVDVELPRDRLVVVTGMSGSGKSTLAFDTIYAEGQRRYVESLSAYARQFLELMHKPDMDSIEGLSPAISIEQKTTSRNPRSTVGTVTEIHDYMRLLWARVGVPYSPATGLPIESQTVSQMVDRVLAMPEGTRLYLLAPIARGRKGEFKKELAELRRKGFQRVKVDGAMHEIEEAPNLDKKRKHDIEVVVDRIVVRPDIATRLAASIETALELADGILFAENADGGEITIFSAKFACPVSGFTIEEIEPRLFSFNNPYGACPVCSGLGSQKYVDAQLVVPDERLSLRDGAVAPWKNSSSQYYDQTLDSLARHYRASMTTPWRDLPEELRQAVLFGSGKDPVEMTYNDGLRSYTVNKPFEGVVPNLERRWKETDSAWLREELERYHSAAPCEACGGHRLKPEALAVKIDGRHIGEASELSVADAQVWFAALNDRLTPKQLEIGTRILKEINERLGFLVNVGLDYLSLARASGTLSGGESQRIRLASQIGSGLTGVLYVLDEPSIGLHQRDNERLLATLERLRGLGNTVIVVEHDEDTIRAADWVIDMGPGAGVHGGQVVAEGTPADIMASPQSLTGQYLTGVRRIEVPAVRRRGDGRAITVRGAREHNLQGIDATFPLGTLTCVTGVSGGGKSTLVIETLYKAVAKRLHGAREHPGAHDGIDGLEYIDKVIDIDQSPIGRTPRSNPATYTGAFTPIRDWFAGMPEAKARGYKAGRFSFNVKGGRCEACQGDGVIKIEMHFLPDVYVECDVCKGKRYNRETLDIKFRGRSIADVLDMTVDEGVEAFQAVPSIRDRLTTLQQVGLGYVKIGQQATTLSGGEAQRVKLSKELARRATGRTLYILDEPTTGLHFEDVRKLLEVLHTLVEQGNTVLVIEHSLEVIKTADWIVDLGPEGGSRGGRIVASGTPEDVAAVAESHTGRFLAPYLRTKGKRKRAS is encoded by the coding sequence ATGACCTCCAAGACCGACGGCTCCCGGATCGACGGCCCGAAGATCACGGTGCGTGGCGCCCGTGAGCACAATCTGAAGAACGTCGACGTCGAACTGCCGCGCGACAGGCTGGTCGTCGTCACCGGCATGTCCGGCTCCGGCAAGTCGACGCTCGCCTTCGACACGATCTACGCCGAGGGCCAGCGCCGCTATGTCGAGAGCCTGTCGGCCTATGCGCGCCAGTTCCTGGAGCTGATGCACAAGCCCGACATGGACTCCATCGAGGGCCTGTCGCCGGCGATCTCGATCGAGCAGAAGACGACCTCGCGCAACCCGCGCTCGACGGTCGGCACGGTCACCGAGATCCACGACTATATGCGCCTGCTCTGGGCGCGGGTCGGCGTCCCCTACTCCCCCGCCACCGGCCTGCCGATCGAGAGCCAGACCGTCTCGCAGATGGTCGACCGCGTGCTCGCCATGCCGGAGGGCACGCGCCTCTACCTGCTGGCGCCCATCGCGCGCGGCCGCAAGGGCGAGTTCAAGAAGGAACTGGCCGAGCTGCGCCGCAAGGGCTTCCAGCGCGTCAAGGTCGACGGCGCCATGCACGAGATCGAGGAGGCGCCGAACCTCGACAAGAAGCGCAAGCACGACATCGAGGTGGTGGTCGACCGCATCGTCGTCCGCCCCGACATCGCGACGCGCCTCGCCGCGAGCATCGAGACGGCGCTGGAACTGGCCGACGGCATCCTCTTCGCCGAGAACGCCGACGGCGGCGAGATCACCATCTTCTCGGCCAAGTTCGCCTGCCCGGTCTCCGGCTTCACCATCGAGGAGATCGAGCCGCGCCTCTTCTCCTTCAACAACCCCTACGGCGCCTGCCCGGTCTGCAGCGGCCTTGGCTCACAGAAATATGTCGACGCCCAGCTCGTCGTACCGGACGAGCGCCTGTCGCTGCGCGACGGCGCCGTGGCGCCGTGGAAGAATTCGAGCTCGCAATATTACGACCAGACGCTCGACAGCCTCGCCCGGCACTACCGCGCCAGCATGACCACGCCCTGGCGCGACCTGCCGGAGGAGCTGCGCCAGGCCGTCCTGTTCGGCTCGGGCAAGGACCCGGTCGAGATGACCTACAATGACGGCCTGCGCAGCTACACGGTGAACAAGCCGTTCGAGGGCGTCGTGCCGAACCTGGAGCGGCGCTGGAAGGAGACCGACAGCGCCTGGCTGCGCGAGGAGCTGGAGCGCTACCACAGCGCCGCCCCCTGCGAAGCCTGCGGCGGCCACCGCCTCAAGCCCGAGGCGCTGGCGGTGAAGATCGACGGCCGCCACATCGGCGAGGCGAGCGAACTGTCGGTCGCCGACGCCCAGGTCTGGTTCGCCGCCCTGAACGACCGCCTCACGCCGAAACAGCTCGAGATCGGCACGCGCATCCTGAAGGAGATCAACGAGCGGCTCGGCTTCCTCGTCAATGTCGGGCTCGACTATCTCAGTCTCGCCCGCGCCTCGGGCACGCTGTCCGGCGGCGAGAGCCAGCGCATCCGCCTCGCCTCGCAGATCGGCTCCGGCCTGACCGGCGTGCTCTACGTCCTCGACGAACCGTCGATCGGCCTGCACCAGCGCGACAACGAGCGCCTGCTCGCGACCCTGGAGCGGCTGCGCGGCCTCGGCAACACGGTCATCGTGGTCGAGCACGACGAGGACACGATCCGCGCCGCCGACTGGGTGATCGACATGGGCCCCGGCGCCGGCGTCCACGGCGGACAGGTGGTGGCCGAGGGCACGCCCGCCGACATCATGGCCTCGCCGCAGAGCCTGACCGGCCAGTACCTAACCGGCGTGCGCCGGATCGAGGTGCCGGCCGTGCGGCGCAGGGGCGACGGCCGCGCCATCACGGTGCGCGGCGCGCGCGAGCACAATCTGCAGGGTATCGACGCCACCTTCCCGCTCGGCACGCTCACCTGCGTCACAGGCGTATCCGGCGGCGGCAAGTCGACGCTGGTCATCGAGACGCTCTACAAGGCCGTCGCCAAGCGCCTGCACGGCGCGCGCGAGCATCCCGGCGCCCACGACGGCATCGACGGCCTGGAATATATCGACAAGGTCATCGACATCGACCAGTCGCCGATCGGCCGCACGCCGCGCTCCAACCCCGCCACCTATACCGGCGCCTTCACGCCGATCCGCGACTGGTTTGCCGGCATGCCGGAGGCCAAGGCGCGCGGCTACAAGGCCGGCCGCTTCTCCTTCAACGTGAAGGGCGGCCGCTGCGAGGCGTGCCAGGGCGACGGCGTCATCAAGATCGAGATGCACTTCCTGCCCGACGTCTACGTCGAATGCGACGTCTGCAAGGGCAAGCGCTACAACCGCGAGACGCTCGACATCAAGTTCCGCGGCCGTTCGATCGCCGACGTGCTCGACATGACCGTCGACGAGGGCGTCGAGGCGTTCCAGGCCGTCCCGTCGATCCGCGACCGCCTGACCACCTTGCAGCAGGTCGGCCTCGGCTACGTGAAGATCGGCCAGCAGGCGACCACCCTGTCGGGCGGCGAGGCGCAGCGCGTCAAGCTGTCCAAGGAACTCGCCCGCCGCGCCACCGGCCGCACCCTCTACATCCTCGACGAGCCGACCACCGGTCTGCATTTCGAGGACGTGCGCAAGCTGCTGGAGGTGCTGCACACCCTGGTCGAGCAGGGCAACACGGTGCTGGTCATCGAGCACAGCCTGGAGGTCATCAAGACCGCCGACTGGATCGTCGACCTCGGCCCCGAAGGCGGCTCCCGCGGCGGCCGCATCGTGGCCTCGGGCACGCCCGAGGACGTCGCGGCTGTAGCGGAGAGCCACACGGGGCGGTTCCTGGCGCCGTACCTGCGCACGAAGGGGAAGCGCAAGAGGGCGTCCTGA
- a CDS encoding ArsC family reductase — protein sequence MTVTVYGIKNCDTMKKARAWLDQRGVAYAFHDYKTAGIDRPTLEGWAGQVGWETLLNRAGTTFRKLPEADKADLNETKALALMLAQPSMIKRPVLDLKGRLLVGFRPADYEAALK from the coding sequence ATGACGGTGACGGTCTACGGCATCAAGAACTGCGACACGATGAAGAAGGCCCGCGCCTGGCTCGACCAGCGGGGCGTCGCCTACGCCTTCCACGACTACAAGACGGCGGGGATCGACCGACCGACGCTGGAGGGGTGGGCCGGGCAGGTCGGCTGGGAGACCCTGCTGAACCGCGCGGGCACGACGTTCCGCAAGCTGCCGGAGGCGGACAAGGCGGATCTGAACGAGACCAAGGCGCTGGCCCTGATGCTGGCGCAGCCCTCGATGATCAAGCGGCCGGTGCTCGACCTGAAGGGGCGGCTGCTGGTCGGGTTCAGGCCGGCGGACTACGAGGCGGCGCTGAAGTAG
- a CDS encoding acyl-CoA dehydrogenase family protein → MPDTAPNVAVALSQIGSENIPDSRGTNLWRADPNLGRLLGLYMPAGLRAHLEPHLDRLGELAGGELDELAGIADRNGPELRPRTRRGEDANAVDYHPAYRAMEKIAFGDYGLAALSHRGGVLGWNAPMPPAAKYAITYLFVQAEFGLCCPVSMTDSLTRSLRKFGSPDLVARYLPALTSQDMDALYQGAMFMTEQGAGSDVAATAVEAHPANDGTWRLSGDKWFCSNADAELAMVLARRADAGPGLKSVSLFLLPRTLPDGTANAYRIVRLKDKLGTRSMASGEIRLEGATAWMVGEAGAGFRQMADMINNSRLSNGVRAAGLMRRAVTEALHVANNRVAFGRRLIELPLMRRQLAKMILPMEQARTMAFQTAEVLRRSDAGEEGAYALLRIMTPLIKFRACRDARRVTGDAMEVRGGCGYIEEWPDARLLRDAHLGSIWEGTSNIVALDVMRAVKREGSLEALTLHVNGLLAEAGNMPELPPVLERASALARRAVAEGGEILTRQAATALYNVTTAAAMAWEAAKLDDPRRLTLARMVLRHRLLPRDPLDAGEDGAAEIDAALAA, encoded by the coding sequence ATGCCCGATACAGCCCCGAACGTCGCCGTCGCCCTGTCGCAGATCGGTTCGGAGAACATTCCGGACAGCCGCGGCACCAACCTCTGGCGGGCAGATCCCAACCTGGGCCGGCTGCTCGGCCTCTACATGCCGGCGGGCCTGCGCGCGCACCTGGAGCCGCATCTCGACCGGCTGGGCGAACTGGCCGGCGGTGAATTGGACGAACTGGCAGGCATCGCCGACCGCAACGGCCCGGAGCTGCGCCCGCGCACCCGCCGTGGCGAGGACGCCAACGCGGTCGACTACCACCCCGCCTATCGCGCCATGGAGAAGATCGCGTTCGGCGACTACGGTCTCGCCGCGCTGTCGCACCGCGGCGGCGTGCTGGGCTGGAACGCACCGATGCCGCCCGCGGCAAAATACGCCATCACCTATCTGTTCGTGCAGGCCGAGTTCGGCCTGTGCTGCCCGGTGAGCATGACCGACAGCCTGACCCGCAGCCTGCGCAAGTTCGGCAGCCCCGATCTCGTCGCGCGCTACCTGCCGGCGCTGACCAGCCAGGACATGGACGCGCTCTACCAGGGGGCGATGTTCATGACCGAGCAGGGTGCGGGCTCCGACGTCGCCGCCACGGCGGTCGAGGCGCATCCGGCGAACGACGGGACGTGGCGCCTGTCCGGCGACAAGTGGTTCTGCTCGAACGCCGACGCCGAACTCGCCATGGTGCTGGCGCGCCGCGCCGACGCGGGACCGGGCCTGAAGAGCGTCAGCCTGTTCCTGCTGCCGCGCACCCTGCCGGACGGCACGGCGAACGCCTATCGGATCGTGCGGCTGAAGGACAAGCTGGGCACCCGCTCGATGGCCTCGGGCGAGATCCGGCTCGAGGGGGCGACCGCCTGGATGGTCGGCGAGGCCGGTGCGGGCTTCCGGCAGATGGCCGACATGATCAACAATTCGCGCCTGTCGAACGGTGTCCGCGCCGCGGGACTGATGCGCCGCGCCGTCACCGAGGCGCTGCACGTCGCGAACAACCGCGTCGCCTTCGGCCGTCGTCTGATCGAACTGCCGCTGATGCGCCGCCAACTCGCCAAGATGATCCTGCCGATGGAGCAGGCGCGGACGATGGCCTTCCAGACCGCCGAGGTGCTGCGCCGCTCGGACGCCGGCGAGGAGGGTGCCTACGCGCTGCTGCGCATCATGACGCCGCTGATCAAGTTCCGCGCCTGCCGGGATGCGCGCCGCGTCACCGGCGACGCGATGGAGGTGCGCGGCGGCTGCGGCTACATCGAGGAATGGCCGGACGCGCGCTTGCTGCGCGATGCCCACCTCGGCTCGATATGGGAGGGCACCAGCAACATCGTGGCGCTCGACGTCATGCGCGCGGTCAAGCGCGAGGGCAGCCTGGAGGCACTCACCCTCCATGTGAACGGCCTGCTGGCCGAGGCGGGTAACATGCCGGAACTGCCGCCGGTACTGGAGCGCGCGTCGGCCCTGGCGCGGCGCGCGGTGGCCGAAGGCGGCGAGATTCTGACGCGTCAGGCGGCGACGGCGCTCTACAACGTCACCACCGCCGCCGCGATGGCCTGGGAGGCGGCGAAGCTCGACGACCCCCGCCGCCTGACCCTCGCCCGCATGGTCCTGCGCCACCGCCTGCTGCCGCGCGATCCGCTTGACGCAGGGGAGGACGGCGCGGCGGAGATCGACGCGGCTCTGGCCGCTTGA
- a CDS encoding LysR substrate-binding domain-containing protein has protein sequence MTHRTLPPLHAVRAFEAAARHLSMTRAAAELNVTPGAISRQIRDLELRLRTDLFVRGPTGLALTGAGTALFDAAKAALDTLATGIARAQKAPERQVVKLGAYAVFASRWLIPRLPHFYARHPDVDVEIVTIADPLELPPHRCDAVVTVHDGRAMPGFDIVPLVAIEAVPVCAPRLLGPEPFDLRDHRLLHIRLRPDDWRRWLPLAGIEDIDPESGLFFESMALAMDAAAEGLGVALAIRALAETDLAQGRLAIPIPVARRSSRIFALMHDNARARDPGIAALHAWLQDETRADAPGA, from the coding sequence ATGACCCATCGCACCCTGCCGCCGCTGCATGCCGTGCGTGCTTTCGAGGCGGCGGCGCGCCATCTCAGCATGACCCGGGCGGCTGCCGAACTGAATGTGACGCCCGGCGCGATCAGCCGCCAGATCCGCGACCTGGAACTGCGGCTGCGCACCGACCTCTTCGTGCGCGGACCGACCGGCCTCGCCCTGACAGGCGCCGGGACCGCGCTCTTCGATGCGGCGAAGGCGGCACTCGACACCCTGGCCACCGGCATCGCCCGCGCCCAGAAGGCGCCGGAACGGCAGGTCGTGAAACTCGGCGCCTATGCGGTGTTCGCCAGCCGCTGGCTGATCCCGCGGCTGCCGCACTTCTATGCACGCCACCCCGACGTCGACGTGGAGATCGTGACCATCGCCGACCCGCTGGAGCTGCCGCCGCACCGCTGCGATGCGGTCGTGACGGTGCATGACGGCCGCGCCATGCCCGGCTTCGATATCGTGCCGCTGGTCGCCATCGAGGCGGTGCCCGTCTGTGCGCCGCGGCTTCTCGGGCCGGAGCCGTTCGACCTCCGCGACCACCGCCTGCTGCACATCCGCCTGCGGCCGGACGACTGGCGCCGGTGGCTGCCGCTCGCCGGCATCGAGGACATCGACCCCGAGAGCGGCCTGTTCTTCGAAAGCATGGCGCTCGCCATGGACGCCGCCGCAGAGGGGCTGGGCGTGGCGCTCGCCATCCGCGCCCTCGCGGAAACGGACCTCGCGCAAGGCCGCCTCGCAATCCCGATCCCTGTCGCGCGGCGCAGTTCGCGCATCTTCGCCCTGATGCACGACAACGCACGCGCCCGCGACCCCGGCATCGCCGCCCTTCATGCCTGGCTGCAGGACGAGACGCGCGCCGATGCACCGGGGGCTTGA
- a CDS encoding fumarylacetoacetate hydrolase family protein, translating into MTPDDEARLVRLLADLRRDRRQQSGLDPALVPPDEAAAYRIAAEVAAELGWAVGGWKIAAIKPEMQQALRTNAPIYGRVFRQFVTESPATLPGPQLLRPITECEYMVRLAADLPPRATPYSEDEIADAVASVHPGIEAAECRFAHDDRFPPLPAILADASGSGTLILGPAIPDWRNADIPGQPIVLTVDGRERRRGTAAEALDHPLAPLTWLANELSRTGIGLAADEVVSTGTCTGMILARPGETHTADYGAFGTVTVSYSA; encoded by the coding sequence ATGACCCCCGACGACGAAGCCCGTCTCGTCCGCCTCCTCGCCGACCTGCGCCGCGACCGCCGCCAGCAGAGCGGCCTGGATCCGGCGCTGGTACCGCCCGACGAGGCCGCCGCCTATCGCATCGCCGCCGAGGTCGCGGCCGAACTCGGCTGGGCGGTCGGCGGCTGGAAGATCGCGGCGATTAAGCCGGAGATGCAGCAGGCGCTGCGCACGAACGCGCCGATCTACGGCCGGGTCTTCCGCCAGTTCGTGACCGAGTCACCCGCTACCCTGCCCGGCCCGCAACTGCTCCGGCCGATCACCGAATGCGAGTATATGGTGCGGCTCGCCGCCGACCTGCCGCCGCGCGCCACGCCCTACAGCGAGGACGAAATCGCGGACGCCGTCGCCTCGGTCCATCCCGGTATCGAGGCGGCCGAGTGCCGATTCGCCCACGACGACCGCTTCCCGCCCCTGCCGGCGATCCTCGCCGACGCCAGCGGCTCCGGCACGCTCATCCTCGGTCCGGCGATCCCGGACTGGCGGAACGCGGACATCCCGGGCCAGCCGATCGTGCTGACGGTGGACGGCCGCGAGCGCCGCCGCGGCACCGCCGCCGAGGCGCTCGACCATCCGCTGGCACCGCTGACATGGCTCGCCAACGAACTGTCGCGCACCGGGATCGGCTTGGCAGCCGACGAGGTCGTCAGCACGGGCACCTGCACCGGCATGATCCTCGCCCGGCCCGGCGAAACCCACACCGCCGACTACGGCGCCTTCGGCACGGTCACCGTCTCGTATTCCGCCTGA
- a CDS encoding enoyl-CoA hydratase/isomerase family protein, whose translation MTYEFIRYEILDKVAEITLDRPPVNAITIQLVEELLDAVAKAGKDDAVRAVIIRSAHRVFCAGLDLDIVRGKSGVEVKGFVERLYFALNDIQYRLGKPSISVVDGPARAGGMTIAISCDMLIAGDKSTFGYPEIDVGLIPAIHFVQLPRLVGKHQAFGPLFLGEPFDAQTAFRMGLVSELVPAGTALERARAIAQKFAAKSPIVMKLGRDAYARACDADFRRSVENVAETFALIAETEDCQEALTAFVQKRAPKFKGK comes from the coding sequence ATGACCTACGAATTCATCCGCTACGAGATCCTCGACAAGGTCGCCGAGATCACCCTCGACCGCCCGCCGGTGAACGCGATCACCATTCAGCTCGTCGAGGAACTGCTCGACGCCGTCGCCAAGGCGGGCAAGGACGATGCGGTGCGTGCCGTCATCATCCGCAGCGCGCACAGGGTCTTCTGCGCCGGACTGGACCTCGACATCGTCCGCGGCAAGAGCGGCGTCGAGGTGAAGGGCTTCGTCGAGCGGCTCTATTTCGCTCTCAACGACATCCAGTACCGCCTCGGCAAGCCCAGCATCTCGGTGGTCGACGGACCGGCGCGCGCCGGCGGCATGACCATCGCGATCTCCTGCGACATGTTGATCGCCGGCGACAAGTCGACCTTCGGCTACCCGGAGATCGACGTCGGCCTGATTCCGGCGATCCACTTCGTCCAGCTCCCCCGCCTGGTCGGCAAGCATCAGGCGTTCGGCCCACTCTTCCTCGGCGAGCCTTTCGACGCCCAGACCGCCTTCCGCATGGGCCTGGTCAGCGAACTGGTCCCCGCGGGCACCGCCCTGGAACGCGCCCGCGCCATCGCGCAGAAGTTCGCCGCGAAGTCGCCGATCGTCATGAAGCTCGGCCGCGACGCCTATGCCCGCGCCTGCGACGCCGACTTCCGCCGCTCGGTGGAGAACGTCGCCGAGACCTTCGCCCTGATCGCCGAGACCGAGGACTGCCAGGAAGCCCTCACCGCGTTCGTCCAAAAGCGCGCGCCGAAGTTCAAGGGAAAGTAG